One Rhodoferax sp. GW822-FHT02A01 genomic window, CGGTACAGGTGCGGCCGCGACCGCATGCATGACCGGTGTCCAGAGCGTTTGCGCCACCAGTGTCTGTACCAACTGGTTCAAGTCAAAGGGCTTGCCCACATGGTCATTCATTCCCACTGCAAGACACTCATCGCGGTCCGAGTCCATGGCGTTGGCGGTCATGGCCACGATGGGAAGCTTGGCAAACCGGGCGTCGGCACGCAGAACCCGGGTGGCGGCAAGCCCGTCCATCACCGGCATCTGCAGGTCCATCAGCACGATGTCGAAGCCCGGTTTGGCCTGACGCACCGCGGCCACACCCAATGCGCCGTTGTCGGCCACTTCGACGTGCGCACCTTCGGAGCGCAGGAGCTCCTGCGCCACCTGCTGGTTGATGGCGTTGTCTTCGACCAGCAACACGCGCATGCCAGCCAGTCGGTTGGCGTGCACGGCAGTGGCATCCGAGGAGGCCTCTGGAAGATGACGCGCTCTTGCCAGGGCCTTGGCGAACATGGCGGCCGTCAGCGGCTTGACCAATACACCGTCGGCCAATTGCGATTCGCGGTCACTGCCTTCGTCAAAGGATTCGCGGCTGTGACGCACCATCAACACCATGCGGGGAACCGGGTGCCCCGCACAAAGGCGTCGGGCATTCCTGAGTGTTTCCCATCCATCCATATCCGGCATCTGCGAATCCACCACCATGGCATCCAGGGCGACGGCGCCCTGCTGCAAATGCGCACCCAGCATGCCAATCGCCTCGGCACCGGATGAAGCCTGCTCGACCACCCACCCCAGCGAGCGCATCATCGCGGCGCTGATGGTCAAGGCCATTGGGTTGTCATCGACCAGCAGCACACGCTTGGCATCCGGCGTGATTGCAAGAGCGGCTTGCGGGAGCGCAAGCAGTGCAGGCTCGACCGTTGCGAGCTGCATGACAAAACTGAAGGTACTACCCTTGTTCAGTTCACTCTGGAGCTTCAGCTCACCGCCCATCAGGCGTATCAGTCGGGTGGAGATGACCAGCCCCAGTCCGGTTCCGCCAAAGCGGCGTGTGGTGTCCGATTCGGCCTGCGTGAACGCATCGAAAATGCGCGACTGATTTTCCGGCGCAATGCCGATGCCGGTATCGACCACCTCTATCCCTATGCGAACCGAACCGAGCTCCTGGGTCAGCAACTTCCAGCGGATGACCACCTGACCCTGCTCCGTGAACTTCACCGCATTGCCACCCAGATTGATGAGAACCTGCTTGAGACGCATGGTGTCGCCAATGAGCTCGTTCGGAATCGCGGGATCGATGTCAAACAGCAGGTCCACCTCTTTGGCCCCCAAATTGGCCGACAGGATGACGGACAGGTCCGACAGCAATTCCTCCAACACGAAGGGCTCCGGGTTGAGCTGCATCTTGCCGGCTTCCACCTTGGAGAAGTCCAGAATGTCGTTCAACAGCCCCAGCAGGGAGCGTGCGGCCCCGGCGGCCTTTTCGGCGTAGTCCTTCTGCCTGACGCTCAACTCGGTATTGCGCAGCAACTGCAGCATGCCCAGGATCGCGTTCATGGGCGTGCGGATTTCGTGGCTCATGTTGGCCAGGAACTGGCTCTTGGCGGTGCTGGACTGCTCCGCCAGCAGCGTAGCCTTGCGCAGGGACGATTCGTATTCCTTCTGCTTGGAGATGTCGTACACCATGGCCAGGTGCCCCACCTGCACGCCCTGGGCATCGCGCATCTGCGAAAAGATCAGACTGGCCTTGAAGCGGGACCCGTCCTTGCGCACCAGGGTCCACTCCTGTTCTTCACGGATGTCGAGCACGTGTGCAAACACTTCCACCGCATCAGACTCGCGACCCCAAATCAATTCCAGGGTTTCACGCAGGGCACTGAGTTCGGCCGCGTCAAAGAAGATGCTTGCACTTTGCAGGTCGATGACCTCCGCCGCAGCAAAACCCAGCAGATTCTCTGCCCCCCGGTTGAACACGCTGATGAGCTGGTCCTGCCCCAGGGCGATCACACCTACGGCCGTGGCCGAGTCCAGCACGTTTTGCAGCATGGCCATGGTGTGCGCCAACTGCCGCTCGGCCAGCTTGCGCTCCGTGATGTCCATATGCGTTCCGTACACCCACAACGGCTTTCCGTCCTCGGATCGGCTGGTGAGTTTGCCCTTGGACAACACCCACACCCAATGTCCCAGTTTGTGGCGCATGCGCAGCTCGGCGTCGTAGCTGGCACGTGCTCCGAGCAGATGCTCCTGCAGTTTTTGCCGAGAAGAAGCCAGGTCGTCGGGATACACCAGGCGCGACCAGTCATCCCGGATGAGGGGCGGCAACTCCTGCAATGTGTAGCCCAGCATCTGCACATACTGCTCGTTGTAGATGTTCTCGCCGGTCTGGACGTTCCACTCCCAGGTGCCGACCTGGGTGCCTTCCAGAATGCTTTGCATGCGCCTTTGCTCTTCACCACGTTGTGCGCTGGTGAGTTCCGCAGCAGCGGTCGCCAGCTTGAGCTCGGTGATGTCGATACGGAAACCCACATGGTGTCCGTCGGCCATGCGCCGCTCCACCACCTTGAGCCAGCGGCCATCGCTAAGCCTTTGCTCCGAGGTGGAATGCTCCATCCGATGCAGCGCCATGCGCTCAGCCACCCATTCATCCACGCGACCCACGGCTTCGGTGTTTTGCCCGCGCTCAGCGCCCACACGCACAATGGTTTCGAAGCTGGTGCCCTCCACGATCAAATCCGCCGAAAGGGCGTACAGATCACGGTACTTGTCATTGCAAAGCACCAACCGGTCTTGCGGATCAAAGAGCACAAAGGCTTCGTCAATGGCCTCTATTGCGCCGCGCAGCAAGGCGCCGCTTCTTTCCACTTCCCGCTGAGCCAAATGGTCCTTGGTGACGTCCTGCATCGCGCCCACGAGACGTGCCGGCCCGGTCTCTCCGAACACGACCTCGCCAAAGACGCGCACCCAGCGCTGTTCTCCTTGGGCGGTGCGGAACTCCAGCACCAGGTCCCAGGGTGTGCCGTCGCGTCCGGCCAGCAGCATGACTTCGCGCAGCCGCTGGCGGTCAGCCTCGGGATAGAAGCTCAGTGCAACTTCTTCCGTGGGCTGGAAATCCGCGTCCAGACCATGGATGGCGCAGGTCTGCGGACTGAAGTGCACCTCCCGGGTGGCCAGATCCAGCTGCCAGGCACCCACGTTGGCAATTCGACCAGCCCGGTCCAGAAAGGCTTCGGCGTCCCGCAGATTGATTTCCACCTGCTTGATTTCCGTGATGTCCGTGTGGATGCCGCCAATCCATTCGACGCGGCCGTCCGGCGAACGGGACATGACCTTGGCGCGGCTGAGTATCCACATCCAGCTGCCGTCTTTACGCTGCACCCGTACGTCGCACGAGTAGCCGTCCGTAACGCCCAGGATGCAGTCCGCCATGGCGTGATTGATGCGCGCCTGATCCAGGGGGTGCAGGCGCTGCTGCCAGAAGGTGTCGGCGTCGGGTACCACTTCTGCCTTGGAGAAGCCCATCATCGCGCCCCAGCGCTCGTTCCATCGCTGCTCGCCGGTCTGCAGATTGCTTTCCCAGGTGCCCACGTTGGTACCCGTCAGGATATTCTCCGCACGCTCCTTTTCCAGTTGCAGATCGGCCTTCGCCAACACCTGCTCGGTAATGTCGCTTTGTACCGACAGGTAACCGGTGACCTTGCCCTGCTCATCCAGCACCGGCATGATTTCCAGATCAATCCAGTAGTCCTGCCCTTGCTTGTTTCGCTGCAGCACCCGGATTTTGGTCCGCTCACCGGACTCCACCAGACTATCGATGATGCCCGGCTTGGATGGGTCTTCCTTCGGGCTGTGCAGCAACTGGCTGGGGCGCTTGCCCAATGCCTCTTCTGGTGCGAAGCCGGTCATGCGGGTAAAGCCCTCGTTGACCCAGGTAATGCGCCACTCGGTGTCGGCAAAGTACACGGCATCAAAAGTCCGCCGGGCAACCATGGCCAGTCGGTCCAGGTCCTGGGTCAGGCTTTGCGCAAGAAGAATTGCACGCGACCGTCCCACCATCAGCAGCCACAGCACCGTGGCCACCAGCACGCTCAGCCCCGACCCCAGCAAGGCTCCGTGCAAAGGTTCTTCCAGATGCAAATTGGCCTCAAAGACTGGCGTGGAGTTGGCACGCAAATAGAACACCTTGTCGGCAATCAGCACCGGGCGTACCACCGAGAACATGCTGTGCATGTGGCGCACCAGACTTTCAGGCAGGTCGACTTGGCCCGATGGCATTTCGCTGTCATAGACCAACGACTCGGCATTCAACTGGGGGCCGTCGTACAGCTGGAAGTTGGTCATCGATGACGCAGACTCCTGGCCATTGGCCATCAGCTCGGAAAACACCAGAGGCGCATAGGCCCAGCCCCGCAGCGTCTGCACGCGCGTGGCTTCGTCCTTGGGTACATCCGCACTTCCATACACCGGCACCAGGAAAAGAAATGCGGGACGCTTGCGGCCGTCCTGTATCAGGGCAATGCGCGGGGAGAACACTTCGCCGCCCGTGCGCATGGCGGCTTCGGCTGCGGCGCGGCGCCTGGGCTCAAAGCCTATGTCAAATCCAAGTGCACCCTGATTGAGGTCTGCCGGCTCCACCGCTTTGACAACGAAGAGCTCGGCCTGATCACCTGAGGTTTTCACCTCAAAATCGGTCCAACCGGATCTGCGCTGCAAGGCAACGAAGTCGGCCAGGTCTGCGCGCCCTATGCGGGCTATGTAGCCCAGCCCTCGTGCCCCGATATAGCCACGGCGCAAATCATTGTTGAGTACAAAATTCCGGAATTCCTCCCGGGTGATGTTGTTCCTGGTCAGAAACAGCCCGCGCACGCCATGCAGCATCTGGCTGAGGCTGGCAACCTGATCCTGGATATTGCCGTCAAGCAACTCGACCTGCTGGCCAAACCGCCGATTCGCCTCGTCCACAATGGAATTGCGGGCATTCATTGCGTAGCGTACCGACAAGCCCACGCCCAGCAGCACGCACACCAGGGTTACCAGCAGGGGACCGCGAAATTGCTCTATCTGCTGGCGTACATCGAACGTCTTGCCGCGTCGGATGTTGCGCACCAGCCATACCAGCGCCAACAGCAAGGCCACGCCAACCGGAGGGATGGCGGCGTACACAAAAATATCTACCAATCGGTAGTCCAAATCAGTGTCCCCACAATGTATTTATCCAATCCCAACGACCCAGGAATCACCAACCCTGCTATTCCACGCTCCCCACACTGTTGCGTATGGCAGTCTGCGCCACGGCGTCCAAAGCACCTTCCACAAACGCCTGCCCCACGAGCAGCCGCATCTTGCCGGATGACAGCAATTTGTCACGCAATCGCCTGGACATGGACTGGGTATTGCCATAGGCACCGGTGAACAAGTACAAGGTGCCATGGGGGCTGGCCCAAGTCAACTGGATGCGGACCCATTC contains:
- a CDS encoding PAS domain S-box protein, encoding MDYRLVDIFVYAAIPPVGVALLLALVWLVRNIRRGKTFDVRQQIEQFRGPLLVTLVCVLLGVGLSVRYAMNARNSIVDEANRRFGQQVELLDGNIQDQVASLSQMLHGVRGLFLTRNNITREEFRNFVLNNDLRRGYIGARGLGYIARIGRADLADFVALQRRSGWTDFEVKTSGDQAELFVVKAVEPADLNQGALGFDIGFEPRRRAAAEAAMRTGGEVFSPRIALIQDGRKRPAFLFLVPVYGSADVPKDEATRVQTLRGWAYAPLVFSELMANGQESASSMTNFQLYDGPQLNAESLVYDSEMPSGQVDLPESLVRHMHSMFSVVRPVLIADKVFYLRANSTPVFEANLHLEEPLHGALLGSGLSVLVATVLWLLMVGRSRAILLAQSLTQDLDRLAMVARRTFDAVYFADTEWRITWVNEGFTRMTGFAPEEALGKRPSQLLHSPKEDPSKPGIIDSLVESGERTKIRVLQRNKQGQDYWIDLEIMPVLDEQGKVTGYLSVQSDITEQVLAKADLQLEKERAENILTGTNVGTWESNLQTGEQRWNERWGAMMGFSKAEVVPDADTFWQQRLHPLDQARINHAMADCILGVTDGYSCDVRVQRKDGSWMWILSRAKVMSRSPDGRVEWIGGIHTDITEIKQVEINLRDAEAFLDRAGRIANVGAWQLDLATREVHFSPQTCAIHGLDADFQPTEEVALSFYPEADRQRLREVMLLAGRDGTPWDLVLEFRTAQGEQRWVRVFGEVVFGETGPARLVGAMQDVTKDHLAQREVERSGALLRGAIEAIDEAFVLFDPQDRLVLCNDKYRDLYALSADLIVEGTSFETIVRVGAERGQNTEAVGRVDEWVAERMALHRMEHSTSEQRLSDGRWLKVVERRMADGHHVGFRIDITELKLATAAAELTSAQRGEEQRRMQSILEGTQVGTWEWNVQTGENIYNEQYVQMLGYTLQELPPLIRDDWSRLVYPDDLASSRQKLQEHLLGARASYDAELRMRHKLGHWVWVLSKGKLTSRSEDGKPLWVYGTHMDITERKLAERQLAHTMAMLQNVLDSATAVGVIALGQDQLISVFNRGAENLLGFAAAEVIDLQSASIFFDAAELSALRETLELIWGRESDAVEVFAHVLDIREEQEWTLVRKDGSRFKASLIFSQMRDAQGVQVGHLAMVYDISKQKEYESSLRKATLLAEQSSTAKSQFLANMSHEIRTPMNAILGMLQLLRNTELSVRQKDYAEKAAGAARSLLGLLNDILDFSKVEAGKMQLNPEPFVLEELLSDLSVILSANLGAKEVDLLFDIDPAIPNELIGDTMRLKQVLINLGGNAVKFTEQGQVVIRWKLLTQELGSVRIGIEVVDTGIGIAPENQSRIFDAFTQAESDTTRRFGGTGLGLVISTRLIRLMGGELKLQSELNKGSTFSFVMQLATVEPALLALPQAALAITPDAKRVLLVDDNPMALTISAAMMRSLGWVVEQASSGAEAIGMLGAHLQQGAVALDAMVVDSQMPDMDGWETLRNARRLCAGHPVPRMVLMVRHSRESFDEGSDRESQLADGVLVKPLTAAMFAKALARARHLPEASSDATAVHANRLAGMRVLLVEDNAINQQVAQELLRSEGAHVEVADNGALGVAAVRQAKPGFDIVLMDLQMPVMDGLAATRVLRADARFAKLPIVAMTANAMDSDRDECLAVGMNDHVGKPFDLNQLVQTLVAQTLWTPVMHAVAAAPVPVQRRVTGDAWPSEMDVDKALVRMGGNADLLRRSLTAFAADARILPQRLELWTAQADWKALKRELHSLKGLSATVGLDELSALAAAAEKQVYPTSLAPGFAQACDALQKRLSQTLGALDAAIALWHTAAIVSAPAASPAWEQATLTQLRELLLALRASDMASMELHAQLRQQLNEAHADSLAALDEAMAELDFDTAATACETLLQQIAPHVSDTAST